The genomic segment TTTTATTACATCAGAGGCGTTTCTCAATAGACTGATGAAAGGcaaagcagcagaagcagatGGCAGCTTTTATCGCCTCCCAGCATCAGTTCCGCCGGACAGCGGTAACCAGACCACTGCCTCAGAGATTTACATCCATCAGCTCATCTAATCATTCTGGCCCAAATAGTGCTGGCGTCATCCTCCCACCACTCTCATGTTCTCATTCCTGTTTTTACTGCAGTCACATTCACTTTTACTGCCCGTCTAATGGCTGATtgcccttttgttttttttccaggtgaACAACTGTCTTTGCTGCTGAGGCCTCCAGATCAGCCTGACAACTCAAAGGTTTTGAAAGTGGCGATATTAGGTGCCCCGAATGCTGGGAAGTCTACATTGACAAACCAGCTCCTTCGCACAAAGGTAGCTGTCTTAACTGTCTCTGTGTTAATAACCCACTTTCTAATGTATCTGTCTTACTGGCATTTGTTAAATGCAGTGTTCATTTCTTCAAGGTGTTTGCTGTGTCCAAAAAAGTACACACGACACGGGCACGTGCTTTGGGCGTCCTAACAGAGGATGATACACAGATAGTAAGAGCTTTTCCTACCTCTCTTCTGATGCCTGTAATGTCATTTAGGCCAAATGCTTCAGTCAAAACATACATATGTTATCTTTTTATAGATTTTACTGGACACTCCTGGTCTCACCACTCCTTCAAAGGTTAAAAGGTGATTAGTAGATTGTCACCATTATTTAAAAGCTGTAGTCTCCATAGTCTATAATCATACAGTGTAATGTTTGAATGAACCCTCTGTTTCCACAGACATCAGCTCGAGAAGTCTTTGCTTGTGGATCCCTGGAACACAGTCAAAGAAGCTGACCTGagtatttcattttcttatgCTCAGCCATTTCTACTTTTGTGTCATGGATTAAACGTTTAAGTGGAACATAGTGCTTGGTTTCAAACTTTTATAATGGGAACTCTTCCAGTGGTCGTGGTGGTGGATGTGGCAGACAGATGGATGAGCAGGACACTTGACTTTGAGGTGCTCAAATGTCTGGCCCAGCACCCAGACATCCCAGCAGTCCTGGTCCTCAATAAGGTATGCTGGCCTCACACTGTCATAGGAAGCTCTCACATCTACAAACTTTCATCTGCtttttatatgtattattattattattattattattattaaaaggatCAAAATGTTGTATTAGAACTGAAGTTAAAGGACAAGATATTAATATTCAGTATATTTAGTGATTGTCAACAAATTCCATGAAAAGACCCCAAACAATGTATAAGTCTGTGTCTCAAAATTATTAACTATAATAACTATTGAGACACACTATCTGAGGTGTCTTCACTAatgctcttctctctctcaggtggaCCTGGTGAAATTGAAGGACAAGCTGCTTGAGAGCACAGTAGAGTTGACATGCGGAGTGGTGAATGGACGCAGAATGCGGGTCAGGCCGGTGATCAAGCCTCCATTGGCTGAAAAGAGGCCAGAGAGGGATTCAGAGTTGTCGCTTGACGAGGACATCGCAGGGCTCGAGGGTAGCAGTGAGCCAAAGTCTACACTGAACAAAGAGCAGCTCAAGGCGCTGAGGAGCCAGCAGGGCTGGCCTCACTTCAAAGATGTCTTCATGCTGTCTTCTTTGGACAAAGAGGACGTGGAGACACTGAAGGTACGGATTAGATGTGAAGCCTATATTACATCCTTCAGAGCCATTATACATGATTATTGTGCTGGCTGGCACTGCTTCTCTTTGGCTATGTGTCTGATCTCAAATGGAAGTGATATTACCCACAGCAAGATGTTTCAGGTTTGGGAGAGtcagaatttattttttgcaaGAATCTGATTCGTGCTCACAGTGGTCAATTGTCCTAAAAAGAAATGCAAAGCTCTGAACATTTCTCCCGTGCTTCAAGATTACATACAAAGTCAATGCAATGGTGATGTGGTGCGTTTCAGGTGAAATTTCCACCGTTATGGATGTGAACACAACATTAACCTTGTCAACTCTGCACTAGATTATATTGGATATAAGCATATAAACCTATAGCAAACATTCaagataaatgttaaaaatcTCAAAATGACAAGAAGAACACAAACTGAATACTTAAATGTCACAATTAAACCAAATTTACTTTTTACCCTTGCATGATTTCAAAACAATACCTTTGTAcatgtttgtcatttttagTTTACAAGCACAAACAGGGACAGTAGCTTTAATTAAGCATTAGGTCATTTGCAGTGGGCCTAATTCACCAATATCTTTGTAAGAATTCTCTTCGATTTGTTCTTGAGAaatttttcaaagaaaaccaTGTCAGATTCATGATGCGTTCCTAAACTGCAGAATTGTTCACATTTGCGTTCTTACATTGAAGAATGACATTTCGTCTGCCGTGCTTTTATTTCATCCTTTTAGAGCTACTTCATGGTCGCCGCCAAGCCAGGGTCGTGGCAGTACCACAGTGAGGTCCTGACGGATCAGAGTCCTGAGGAAGTTTGCACCAACATCATCAGAGAGAAGCTTCTGGAGTATCTGCCGCAGGAAGTGCCTTATTCAATGACACAGGTGTGTAATTCTGCAGGGACTCTCCACAGCACATGTGATAATGAGCTGACCGCAAAGTGACAACACCTATTACATCCCACTGCTCGGATTCTGAGGCCTATTTAAAGTACTCACTTTCACTCTACATGCTGACATGAGCATTGATGCAGCTATTGAACCCAACACCCACCTGCTTCACTCCTGCTTTTCATATGCACTATGGTCATTTTGTCAATGATGTTGCTTATCATGTTGGTGTGTATTTATTGCCTTTGCTTGCTTGCACTCCTGCATCACACCACCAAGTCAGACCGTTGTAGATGTTATTAgtgaacaaaatgttttctgacaaataaacacaaaaattcaaatgaatgaaagCGCATATCTCGGCCAAGACCCACACTGCCCTTTTGACACCCGAGACACGGATACATTGCTAATATtgggctgtttttgttttcaggctATTGAGCTCTGGTACGATGGTGAAAATGGTGAACTGGAAATTTCAGTGAAACTTTATGCCAAGAAAGAATCTCACATGGTAAGTACATTAACTCTTGTTTTATCGCGAATTGAAAACTAATTGATTGGAGtttagaggtcaaaggtccaAGCCACAGTGAACTAACAAACCACCTTATTTGCCTAGTGAATGGGTTATCTTAAGAAGACCTTgggagaatcctttcaaatttggcacaaatgtttcCTTACACCCTATAAACTGATTGGATTTGAGtggtcaaggtcacggtggcctcacaaaaaATTGTTTCGGCCTCTTGTCATCTCAAATCTGACTCTTGTAAACTGAAACTGCCCTGGTTGGCGTAGGCGTACGACTGCAGGGTGGTCATTTAAGTTTTTTATGAGGTTCGGCTGCTGAAACACT from the Platichthys flesus chromosome 15, fPlaFle2.1, whole genome shotgun sequence genome contains:
- the eral1 gene encoding GTPase Era, mitochondrial — its product is MYLRAISRVVRDAGVRCTRPLVSPRQGSASWFLTAGSSACSRGGRNGFIFTPACFITSEAFLNRLMKGKAAEADGSFYRLPASVPPDSGEQLSLLLRPPDQPDNSKVLKVAILGAPNAGKSTLTNQLLRTKVFAVSKKVHTTRARALGVLTEDDTQIILLDTPGLTTPSKVKRHQLEKSLLVDPWNTVKEADLMVVVVDVADRWMSRTLDFEVLKCLAQHPDIPAVLVLNKVDLVKLKDKLLESTVELTCGVVNGRRMRVRPVIKPPLAEKRPERDSELSLDEDIAGLEGSSEPKSTLNKEQLKALRSQQGWPHFKDVFMLSSLDKEDVETLKSYFMVAAKPGSWQYHSEVLTDQSPEEVCTNIIREKLLEYLPQEVPYSMTQAIELWYDGENGELEISVKLYAKKESHMSMVIGPAGQMVARIAREAGADLSQVYLRDVRLKLSVKLSK